Proteins from a genomic interval of Clostridium sp. 'deep sea':
- a CDS encoding sugar-binding domain-containing protein, whose amino-acid sequence MKNTKLNGLWKAWPSKQGPLPRDFYNKPNIANDWFDIKVPGTWQTQNNFSDDENIVYYFKKFTTPTYTEEQHVLLELNRVFNDAEIWINGKYVTAFSDYFVKFHTTISKYLNDQDNFVFIKVSWPAKSSLNKYEMLGVYSEWEFNNDSVSPGGIGGDINLKIIDDIHINDMSISYEFKELNRVEVTLRVNMYSRSECDVNFDWNMIPLNFDGKDIKGSIKKSLKKGSGYLKLSFSIHNPELWYPWEQGEPNLYKLYIQVIHEENVKDRNNMVIGFRDIYEKNGSIFINQKRQFLRGIVYMPTSYHSENITRESLENDIQLILDAGINTIRLFQHVPTQELYDICNENGLMLWQDIPYNYCNNAKTQNYLLRRTVYIHNTLHHNPSLIIWGKPSKSDTRYLLSNSRKLLGLSKVKKIGKTLKKLDQNRVVVENTRFFSFSKMLYSKITKTAKLEKYHLAKERMSMTKGKLKLISNYGFPAFPEIATMIDLVNDINSVKKISWITYQNNNQIYENRIESNLPLEGFDTAPTFYMATQNFQANLLRYYHELCRRYKYRPYGGCFMYFFADNSLTVSDSIVDVYRRTKQGYTSTKTALQPICVLMDWPDDFYTDGDIIKLNVYVVNDTHNRFPSTILRWKIVSSESETIAENRKIVDMLGDDSLTATTIQKEVTAALTEGTYQVYLELELQTQEILTNRYQLKIKQ is encoded by the coding sequence GTGAAAAACACTAAACTAAATGGACTATGGAAAGCTTGGCCATCCAAGCAGGGTCCTTTGCCTCGCGATTTTTATAATAAACCAAATATAGCAAATGATTGGTTCGATATAAAGGTCCCTGGAACCTGGCAAACACAAAACAATTTTAGTGATGATGAAAATATTGTTTATTATTTTAAAAAATTCACTACCCCTACATACACCGAAGAACAGCATGTGTTATTAGAACTAAATAGGGTTTTTAATGATGCTGAAATTTGGATTAACGGAAAGTATGTAACAGCTTTTAGTGATTACTTTGTTAAGTTTCATACAACAATATCAAAATATTTAAATGATCAGGATAATTTTGTTTTTATAAAGGTCTCTTGGCCAGCTAAATCCAGCCTTAATAAGTACGAAATGTTAGGTGTTTATAGTGAGTGGGAGTTCAACAATGATTCGGTGTCGCCAGGAGGTATTGGCGGTGATATTAATCTTAAAATTATTGATGATATTCATATAAATGATATGAGTATCTCTTATGAGTTTAAGGAGTTAAATAGAGTTGAGGTTACCCTAAGGGTTAATATGTACAGCAGGTCTGAATGTGATGTTAATTTTGACTGGAATATGATACCTTTAAATTTTGATGGTAAAGATATAAAGGGTAGTATAAAAAAATCCCTAAAAAAAGGGAGTGGTTACTTAAAGCTGAGCTTTAGTATTCATAATCCAGAACTTTGGTATCCTTGGGAGCAAGGTGAACCTAATTTATATAAGCTATATATTCAAGTTATACATGAAGAAAATGTTAAAGACCGTAATAATATGGTAATTGGTTTTCGGGATATTTATGAAAAGAATGGCAGTATTTTTATCAATCAAAAAAGACAATTTTTAAGAGGGATAGTTTATATGCCAACAAGTTACCATAGTGAAAATATTACACGAGAGAGTCTTGAGAATGATATTCAGCTAATTTTAGACGCTGGCATTAATACAATTAGGCTTTTTCAGCACGTACCAACACAAGAGCTTTATGATATATGTAATGAGAATGGCTTAATGCTTTGGCAGGATATACCATATAATTATTGTAATAACGCTAAAACTCAAAACTACTTATTAAGAAGGACTGTCTATATTCATAATACATTACATCATAATCCTTCTTTAATTATTTGGGGAAAACCTTCAAAATCCGATACTAGATATTTACTTAGCAATTCACGCAAACTTTTAGGATTAAGTAAAGTTAAGAAAATAGGTAAAACTCTTAAAAAGCTAGATCAAAATCGAGTAGTAGTTGAGAATACTAGGTTTTTTAGTTTTAGTAAAATGCTATATTCTAAAATTACCAAAACAGCCAAGCTTGAAAAATACCATTTAGCTAAAGAAAGAATGTCAATGACTAAGGGTAAACTTAAACTAATATCTAATTATGGTTTTCCAGCTTTTCCGGAAATAGCTACCATGATTGATTTAGTAAATGATATCAATAGTGTAAAAAAAATTAGCTGGATTACTTATCAAAACAACAATCAAATATATGAAAATAGAATTGAGTCTAATCTGCCACTTGAGGGTTTTGATACTGCACCTACATTTTATATGGCGACACAAAATTTTCAGGCAAACTTACTAAGATATTATCATGAACTATGTAGGAGATATAAGTATAGACCCTATGGTGGTTGTTTTATGTATTTTTTTGCAGACAATAGTTTAACTGTTTCTGATAGTATAGTAGATGTTTACCGTAGGACTAAACAAGGCTATACTTCTACCAAAACTGCCTTGCAACCAATCTGTGTGCTGATGGACTGGCCTGATGATTTTTATACAGATGGCGACATAATTAAGCTTAATGTGTATGTTGTAAATGATACCCATAACAGATTTCCTTCAACTATTTTAAGATGGAAAATTGTTAGTAGTGAAAGTGAAACTATAGCTGAGAACAGAAAGATTGTAGATATGTTAGGAGACGATAGTTTAACTGCCACTACAATTCAAAAAGAAGTTACAGCAGCCCTAACCGAAGGAACATATCAGGTATATTTAGAGTTAGAGCTTCAAACACAAGAGATATTAACAAATAGATATCAGTTAAAAATAAAACAGTAG
- a CDS encoding DUF4438 domain-containing protein, whose product MKINRDKLVMVSVQGEISHPGKGRNPYRINTRNGKTMVLPGTGGITYNKKIGDICTGFMADHVEPGVSMKLKDENANGGLNVLSCVGNVAKVVSGDAKGDLGYVTGKHGGIEHVLVYFPEETLEKLTIGDKILVKSFGTGLEIEGFEDIHVMNLDPDLFDKMGVKVAEDGVLEVPVATEVPAYLMGSGIGSSNAYRGDYDIMTADPETYVSCGLNKLRFGDIVLLRDCDTTHGRGYLNGAVTIGVVVHSDCVLAGHGPGVTTLMTSKTTRIRGVKCENANIANYLGVTK is encoded by the coding sequence ATGAAAATTAATCGTGATAAACTTGTAATGGTTAGTGTCCAAGGTGAGATTTCACATCCTGGTAAAGGTAGAAATCCCTATCGTATAAACACAAGAAATGGCAAAACTATGGTTTTACCAGGCACAGGTGGTATAACATATAATAAAAAAATAGGTGATATCTGTACTGGATTTATGGCAGATCATGTAGAACCTGGTGTTTCAATGAAATTAAAAGATGAAAATGCTAATGGTGGGTTAAATGTTTTATCTTGCGTAGGTAATGTTGCCAAGGTTGTTTCTGGAGATGCCAAAGGTGATTTAGGTTATGTTACAGGTAAACATGGTGGTATAGAGCATGTTTTAGTTTATTTTCCAGAAGAAACACTAGAGAAGTTGACAATTGGTGACAAAATACTTGTGAAAAGCTTTGGTACTGGTTTAGAGATTGAAGGTTTTGAAGACATTCACGTCATGAATCTTGATCCAGATTTATTTGATAAAATGGGTGTTAAAGTGGCTGAGGATGGAGTTTTAGAGGTGCCTGTTGCAACTGAGGTTCCAGCCTATTTAATGGGTTCTGGTATTGGTTCATCTAATGCATATCGTGGAGACTATGATATAATGACTGCAGATCCAGAGACATACGTTAGTTGTGGCTTAAATAAACTACGTTTTGGTGACATAGTATTATTAAGAGACTGTGATACAACTCATGGACGTGGTTATTTAAACGGAGCAGTAACAATTGGGGTAGTTGTACATAGTGATTGTGTGTTAGCTGGCCATGGACCAGGCGTTACAACTCTTATGACTAGTAAAACTACTCGCATTAGAGGTGTTAAGTGTGAAAATGCCAATATTGCTAACTATTTAGGCGTAACTAAATAA
- a CDS encoding S41 family peptidase — translation MYSKRNTLIVVLLIALVFVGGFFTGYQYNKRAYIGGINEDIVNKTSLDVRKLAYIYEYVLATHVRDDVSKEDMNVNAIKGMLSGIDNGLTRYQTAEEYEASSRTQGRGDYAGIGLVVNAENGVYSVVAPYKGTPADKAGLKTGDIIAKVNGQSVDGWSLDKIGNEVRGPIGEDVTLTIIPADKSAPYDVTITRAKIEPPVVAYELVGENKDIAHVNLYIFNSHSVEQLENAIDKMIAKGAKSLILDLRGNPGGDKDACIGVADLFLNKNKVVFETIDREGVKETNLTQAKAKYDMPVYVLINKGSASASEVITGTIMDNNRGISIGKNSYGKASVQTGYPLNGAVLWVTTHTYLTPNGTYIDKIGIKPNVEIPEDVYKKAALDTEKDLILEYAVNWIEDNE, via the coding sequence ATGTATTCTAAAAGAAATACGCTAATAGTTGTTTTACTTATTGCTTTAGTTTTTGTAGGGGGTTTCTTTACCGGCTACCAGTATAATAAAAGAGCATATATTGGTGGTATTAATGAAGATATTGTTAATAAAACAAGCCTCGATGTACGAAAACTAGCCTATATCTATGAGTATGTATTAGCTACACATGTAAGAGATGATGTTAGCAAAGAAGACATGAATGTAAATGCTATAAAAGGTATGTTAAGTGGAATAGATAATGGCTTAACTAGATACCAAACAGCTGAAGAGTATGAGGCAAGCAGTAGAACTCAAGGAAGAGGAGACTATGCTGGTATAGGTTTAGTAGTAAATGCCGAAAACGGAGTATATTCTGTTGTTGCTCCTTATAAAGGAACACCCGCCGATAAAGCGGGTTTAAAAACTGGAGACATAATCGCAAAAGTAAATGGTCAGTCTGTAGATGGGTGGAGTTTAGATAAAATTGGCAATGAAGTTAGAGGTCCTATTGGTGAGGATGTAACCTTAACCATAATTCCAGCAGACAAAAGTGCTCCATATGATGTAACTATAACAAGAGCCAAAATTGAGCCTCCTGTTGTAGCTTATGAATTAGTTGGTGAAAACAAAGATATAGCCCATGTGAATCTATATATCTTTAATAGCCACTCTGTAGAGCAGTTGGAAAACGCTATAGATAAAATGATTGCTAAAGGTGCCAAGTCTTTAATTTTAGACTTAAGAGGTAATCCTGGTGGAGACAAAGATGCCTGTATAGGGGTCGCTGACCTATTTTTAAATAAAAACAAGGTTGTTTTCGAAACAATTGACCGCGAAGGTGTTAAAGAAACTAATCTTACCCAAGCAAAAGCAAAGTATGATATGCCTGTTTATGTTTTAATTAACAAAGGATCAGCTTCAGCTTCTGAAGTTATAACAGGTACTATAATGGATAATAATCGTGGAATATCCATTGGTAAAAATAGTTATGGAAAAGCCTCTGTTCAAACAGGTTATCCACTAAATGGAGCTGTTTTATGGGTTACTACTCATACCTATTTAACTCCAAATGGTACTTATATAGATAAAATTGGTATTAAACCAAATGTTGAAATTCCAGAAGATGTTTATAAAAAAGCAGCTTTAGATACAGAAAAAGATTTAATCTTAGAGTATGCAGTTAACTGGATAGAAGACAATGAGTAG
- the iadA gene encoding beta-aspartyl-peptidase → MIKLIKKVKVYSPEYLGVKDILVCDKRIAQISDEINIDCFENKQIIDGSGLIAVPGFMDGHVHMIGGGGEGGPKTRTPELMLSKITTAGVTTVVGCLGTDGITRHMSSLLAKAQALEEEGITTFIYTGSYEVPTTTITNSVKEDLILIKKVIGVGEIAISDHRSSQPSYHEIKKLAAETRVGGMLGGKPGIVHFHVGSEKAGIDYIFKMLEETDIPVTQFLPTHMGRTQHLVEQGLELIKLGGKIDITAGAKAAQHVNYLLENGANIKGITLSSDGNGSLPKFDDKGNLIGLKAADMKTVHTVWKTLITEYNVDITDALHFVSTNVANNLNLNDKKGVLKVGSDADILLMNDKFDIIKVFARGTQMVENGKPIKFGTFE, encoded by the coding sequence TTGATAAAACTAATAAAAAAAGTAAAAGTGTATTCTCCTGAGTATTTGGGTGTAAAAGATATCTTAGTATGTGATAAAAGAATTGCTCAAATTAGTGATGAAATTAATATCGATTGTTTTGAGAATAAACAAATAATTGATGGTAGTGGATTAATAGCTGTACCAGGTTTTATGGATGGACATGTGCATATGATTGGTGGCGGCGGTGAGGGCGGACCTAAAACCCGTACCCCAGAATTAATGCTAAGCAAAATTACTACAGCTGGTGTAACTACCGTAGTTGGATGTTTAGGCACAGATGGCATAACAAGACATATGAGTTCGTTATTAGCCAAAGCACAAGCTTTAGAGGAAGAGGGAATAACTACATTTATTTATACTGGATCTTATGAGGTACCTACTACTACCATCACAAATAGTGTGAAAGAAGATTTAATTCTAATTAAAAAAGTAATTGGTGTTGGTGAAATAGCTATATCCGATCATCGCTCATCACAACCTAGTTATCATGAAATTAAAAAATTAGCAGCAGAAACTAGAGTTGGTGGCATGTTAGGAGGAAAGCCTGGTATTGTTCACTTTCATGTTGGTAGTGAAAAAGCAGGAATTGATTATATATTTAAAATGTTAGAGGAAACCGATATACCTGTTACTCAGTTTTTACCAACCCATATGGGTAGAACACAGCATTTAGTTGAACAGGGATTAGAGCTAATTAAGTTAGGTGGAAAAATAGATATAACAGCTGGTGCAAAGGCTGCCCAACATGTAAACTACTTGCTTGAAAATGGTGCAAATATTAAAGGCATAACATTAAGCTCAGATGGCAATGGAAGTTTACCAAAATTCGATGACAAAGGTAACTTAATTGGGCTGAAAGCAGCAGATATGAAAACTGTTCATACTGTTTGGAAAACATTAATTACTGAATATAATGTTGATATAACAGATGCTTTACACTTTGTAAGTACTAATGTTGCCAATAATTTAAATTTAAATGACAAAAAAGGTGTTTTAAAGGTTGGTAGTGATGCAGATATTTTATTAATGAACGATAAGTTTGATATAATAAAAGTATTCGCCCGTGGAACCCAAATGGTTGAAAACGGCAAGCCAATTAAATTTGGTACTTTTGAATAA
- the pfkA gene encoding 6-phosphofructokinase, with the protein MKHIKKIAVLTSGGDAPGMNAAIRAVVRTAAFYNIEVIGIKRGYKGAIEKDFVGLKPRDVGNIIQRGGTVLFTARSQEFKTPQGQEIAAKNLKDEGIDALVVIGGDGSMHGAAALERHNIKAVGIPATIDNDIWGTEISLGVDTCLNTIISAVDKLRDTALSHERIFVIEVMGNSSGYLAIEAAISAGAESVIIPEVECSFTEISDRIKRGYNKGKKSHIIIVSEGAAKANNVAENIIKETGMEVRITVLGHVQRGGSPTVSDRNLGTRLGYEAVNALVKGNNGVMVGVDKSEIKYTALQEVKTYTQVDMKMYKAIQNILSK; encoded by the coding sequence ATGAAGCACATTAAAAAGATTGCAGTATTAACAAGTGGAGGAGATGCTCCAGGTATGAATGCCGCAATAAGAGCAGTAGTAAGAACTGCAGCCTTTTATAATATAGAGGTTATTGGCATTAAACGAGGTTATAAAGGTGCAATAGAAAAAGACTTTGTTGGCTTAAAGCCTAGGGACGTTGGTAACATAATTCAACGAGGTGGAACAGTATTATTTACAGCTCGGAGCCAAGAGTTTAAGACCCCACAGGGTCAGGAAATAGCAGCTAAAAACCTTAAAGATGAAGGCATTGATGCTTTGGTAGTTATAGGTGGAGATGGCTCTATGCATGGCGCGGCTGCTTTAGAGCGCCACAATATAAAAGCTGTAGGCATACCTGCAACAATAGATAACGATATTTGGGGAACAGAAATTAGTTTGGGTGTAGATACTTGTTTAAACACCATTATTAGTGCTGTTGATAAGCTGAGAGACACAGCCTTAAGTCATGAGCGAATTTTTGTTATAGAAGTAATGGGTAATAGCTCTGGTTATCTAGCTATAGAAGCCGCTATTTCTGCAGGTGCTGAATCGGTAATTATACCAGAAGTCGAGTGTAGCTTTACAGAGATAAGTGATAGAATAAAACGTGGCTATAATAAAGGTAAAAAAAGCCATATAATTATTGTGTCCGAAGGTGCTGCCAAAGCAAATAATGTTGCTGAAAACATTATTAAAGAAACAGGCATGGAGGTAAGAATAACAGTGCTAGGTCATGTACAAAGAGGTGGCTCACCTACAGTGAGTGATAGAAATCTTGGTACACGGTTGGGCTATGAAGCTGTAAATGCCTTAGTTAAGGGTAACAATGGTGTTATGGTTGGGGTAGACAAGAGCGAAATAAAGTATACAGCTTTACAGGAAGTAAAAACTTATACTCAAGTTGACATGAAAATGTATAAGGCAATTCAGAATATTTTATCTAAGTAA
- a CDS encoding glycerate kinase, whose product MSSSGEKLNILISMNSFKGCLSALEGNNIVKNTLKDYNFNIHQVPLVDGGTGSLEAWSYILKKQVQYVNTQNPINKTIKAPIIIDNNKAYIEMAQASGIHLTNKKIDILKKTTYGTGLLIKYALQKGCTDIYLGLGGSATHDLGTGIMRALGVKFYNSNSQELHTARDMLHLHHINTSELSINAQRANFTLLCDVNNKLCGEYGAAKVFAPQKGAYSEQLVNECELLSTVFVNYYKKQGIEFGKNSGDGAAGGIPALLSTLLNVKIKSGADYVLELCKVPQKIANFDLVITGEGRFDEQSFYGKGPGAIVELASKHMIPTIVLAGGYRNIKSSYKNVSLFSIVPYPCKLQSSFNNAANWLQDSALNAVKLFINGYTLGVRAK is encoded by the coding sequence ATGAGTAGTTCTGGAGAAAAATTAAATATTCTAATTTCGATGAACAGCTTTAAGGGCTGTTTATCGGCTTTAGAGGGCAATAATATTGTAAAAAACACCTTAAAAGATTATAACTTTAATATCCACCAAGTTCCATTGGTTGATGGAGGAACCGGTAGCCTTGAAGCATGGTCATATATCTTAAAAAAACAAGTTCAGTATGTAAATACTCAAAACCCAATTAATAAAACAATCAAGGCACCTATTATTATAGATAATAACAAAGCTTATATTGAAATGGCACAGGCATCTGGTATTCATTTAACTAATAAAAAGATTGATATATTAAAAAAAACAACTTACGGTACTGGGTTATTAATAAAATATGCCTTACAAAAAGGTTGTACAGATATTTACCTTGGTTTGGGTGGTAGTGCAACCCATGATCTTGGGACAGGCATTATGAGAGCATTAGGAGTGAAGTTTTATAACAGTAATTCTCAAGAATTACATACTGCAAGAGACATGTTGCATTTACACCATATTAATACTAGTGAACTAAGTATTAATGCTCAGAGGGCAAATTTTACCTTATTATGTGATGTTAATAATAAGCTTTGTGGTGAGTATGGTGCGGCAAAAGTATTTGCACCACAAAAAGGGGCCTACAGTGAGCAATTAGTAAATGAATGCGAACTGTTAAGTACAGTATTTGTTAATTACTATAAAAAACAAGGTATAGAGTTTGGAAAAAATAGTGGTGATGGGGCAGCTGGTGGTATACCAGCATTATTAAGCACTTTACTCAATGTAAAAATTAAGTCTGGTGCTGATTATGTTTTAGAGTTATGTAAAGTACCGCAAAAGATAGCTAATTTTGATTTGGTTATTACAGGAGAAGGCAGATTTGATGAGCAATCTTTTTATGGGAAAGGGCCTGGGGCTATCGTAGAGCTGGCTTCTAAACACATGATACCAACTATAGTCTTAGCAGGTGGGTACAGAAATATAAAATCAAGCTATAAAAATGTAAGTTTATTCTCCATTGTACCTTATCCATGCAAATTACAAAGCTCATTTAATAATGCCGCTAATTGGCTTCAAGATAGTGCCTTAAATGCAGTTAAATTATTTATAAATGGTTATACTTTAGGGGTAAGGGCTAAGTAA
- a CDS encoding Na+/H+ antiporter NhaC family protein has translation MEAKEAVESVVTSAKRLKQLNKKITKLGAIVLILLVLACIVSCVIYDIPMHSAIFMALVITCVFGLVYKYSWLELQEMMFSGIRDSLFLLLLMPLIGVVIGQFIIGGIVPSMIYYGVKFLSPKTFFIFAPIFTALVAMSIGTSWGTASTIGLAMMSIGTAMGVNKEVLAATIVGALFCGEILSPLAGSTNLTASLMNVSYSKYISKIRVPVLIAFILSIIYNIWYNSGSNIMATSGSISQVLIAIKSQYFVSIALLLIPLVVIFLSWRGMKIIPVLAIGAGLSMLSALFLQSVPLKTILTTIYSGPPVVDSHTIINALVQNGGIIKMMSISTLLLMSLGLAGLLEKLGVLETVMSSAMPYLVNNPVTLLLFTLFAGFFLSLIAGSQTLAMMLLIKLVYNSYDKSKVDKSWGSVMVMASAGVIPPLIPWNINGLFLTSVLGVSTVSYFKHSIFSLTLPIVVVLYFLALQLKKRKVI, from the coding sequence ATGGAAGCAAAAGAAGCTGTGGAGAGTGTGGTAACAAGTGCGAAAAGATTAAAGCAATTAAATAAAAAAATCACTAAATTAGGAGCTATTGTATTAATCTTGTTAGTTTTAGCTTGCATTGTATCCTGTGTTATTTATGATATACCAATGCATTCAGCTATATTTATGGCATTAGTAATTACCTGTGTTTTTGGTTTGGTATATAAATATTCTTGGCTGGAACTTCAGGAAATGATGTTCAGCGGCATTAGAGATTCTTTATTTTTATTATTGTTAATGCCTTTAATAGGAGTTGTTATTGGACAGTTTATAATTGGTGGTATTGTGCCAAGTATGATTTACTATGGAGTAAAGTTTTTAAGTCCTAAAACCTTTTTTATTTTTGCCCCTATTTTTACAGCACTAGTTGCGATGTCTATAGGTACCTCTTGGGGTACTGCTAGTACAATAGGTTTGGCTATGATGAGTATTGGTACGGCAATGGGTGTTAACAAAGAGGTCTTGGCAGCAACAATAGTGGGTGCACTGTTTTGTGGTGAAATTTTGTCACCCCTAGCTGGCAGTACAAATTTAACAGCGTCTCTAATGAATGTTAGCTACTCAAAGTATATAAGTAAAATTAGGGTGCCTGTTTTGATAGCATTTATATTAAGTATTATATACAACATATGGTATAACAGTGGTAGTAATATTATGGCAACAAGTGGCTCAATTTCACAGGTATTAATTGCCATTAAAAGTCAATATTTTGTTAGCATCGCTCTCTTACTAATTCCACTGGTAGTAATTTTTTTATCATGGAGAGGAATGAAGATTATTCCGGTATTAGCTATTGGAGCAGGGCTAAGTATGTTATCTGCTTTGTTTTTACAGTCTGTGCCCTTAAAAACTATTTTAACAACAATCTATAGTGGACCACCTGTAGTTGATTCACATACTATTATAAATGCTTTAGTGCAAAATGGTGGCATTATAAAAATGATGTCTATTAGTACTTTATTGTTAATGTCTTTAGGTCTCGCTGGTTTATTAGAGAAACTAGGTGTATTAGAAACTGTTATGTCTTCTGCTATGCCATATTTAGTTAATAATCCAGTAACTTTATTATTATTTACTTTATTTGCGGGATTTTTTTTATCACTAATCGCTGGTAGTCAAACACTTGCAATGATGCTGTTGATTAAGCTTGTATATAACAGTTATGACAAAAGTAAAGTAGATAAATCCTGGGGAAGTGTTATGGTTATGGCAAGTGCTGGAGTTATACCTCCACTTATACCTTGGAATATTAATGGCTTGTTTTTAACTAGTGTTTTAGGTGTAAGTACTGTTAGCTATTTTAAACACAGTATTTTTAGTTTGACATTACCAATTGTAGTTGTTTTATATTTTTTAGCATTACAGTTAAAAAAAAGAAAGGTGATTTAG